In Methanomassiliicoccales archaeon, one DNA window encodes the following:
- a CDS encoding CARDB domain-containing protein, with protein sequence MSINLPTSVNDLKVMGTSVLELVDKVMTIQGNIIVEDEGYLALVGTQLNMRQDPNQTTSITVRDNGTLVFDEGTLTSNLQLIVYLFDNGRLYLNDSTLGSDVTVIMDDSSMIYAEETSVMGDIRAPSSSEGTLVALNTTFYSAWSYFGGDAQAELTGVTIIGNPPISPMEGAVVTVYRWLLVSVYDGTGEHTIPETIVEVRKINTDGNYGNLVSSGITDDNGTLRVRVLSAIVTSAGFIPNLGYGLNATYWYGPTNYESTIVLTQVPYPDLNGALDGDDVEVRLDIPDAKPDIDLPFTVSDQSPSRGEQVTLTAVINNIGVVTAYDILVRFEDNSTGGKILIADRVIDELAPESNVTVSVTWTASYPLGNHTLSVTVDPLNEIPELNEDNNYNSTDVTVIGVPDLAINSTDITIDPSSPVRNKSASISANIRNIGDNATTEFWVIFKDNGVEFDRFNISNLPAGQMNTALGDWLPNTPGIHTITVEVDGDHEVNESNENNNVATKSVNVLDYPDLVASSVSFMVGGLATNSAYIGEEVTLKATIFNVGESVAEQFDVAFWLNDAEIIGVVRVDTLSVGASKTISMVWVAEIVSGQGIYQNNTITVIVNPPTDSMFDHMNEMDDDVNDNNRASQVLQVIDNRPDMALKNVLIQSVGANVTSGVIGEKITILFDVENVGIIDATNVKVEVYLRNETLDILLYSQVRNFEVGEILQYSTNWVINATSGNYSLVIMVDAGDESESDNNLIDLDFTIAVPNPIITINLGGKTDYAPGSSIFVQGTVLQTGNNAPLIGQVVKVKIIDSNGFTLINEVSTTTNDNGQFAIHIPVPTGKEGQQTLHVTVETIEGEFSQETNIDIIAPFAPETIPTWVYLLIIAIVISVIVIFSLYLYRVGLGRMVECGNCGALIPDASKHCPKCGVEFEVDTAKCSECGAWISSKSESCPECGAKFMTEPIEVGQAPGYIEAMRKQYDEYIDGFREQAKAALGNKYSEEKFMEWLRTEPNYLPFEEWLRKEEMNRRSGVFPCPSCGTLNPRDSKICNRCGTVFEQKAAEEAPIEEKKSPFRRIVRRSGETKKQPKEESVESMTEQSTKEEEGENKTE encoded by the coding sequence ATGTCTATCAACCTCCCGACCAGCGTAAACGACCTGAAAGTGATGGGGACCTCCGTCCTAGAGTTGGTCGATAAGGTAATGACAATCCAGGGAAACATAATCGTCGAGGATGAAGGTTACCTGGCATTAGTTGGCACACAATTGAACATGAGGCAGGACCCCAACCAGACGACAAGCATAACAGTCCGAGATAACGGTACACTGGTCTTCGATGAGGGAACTCTAACATCGAATCTCCAACTTATCGTGTATCTGTTCGATAACGGCCGTCTATATCTCAATGACTCCACACTAGGCTCGGATGTAACGGTCATCATGGACGACTCATCCATGATCTATGCAGAAGAGACGAGTGTAATGGGCGATATAAGGGCCCCATCGAGTTCTGAGGGTACCCTTGTGGCCCTGAACACAACATTCTACAGCGCCTGGTCATATTTCGGGGGCGATGCACAGGCCGAGTTGACCGGGGTTACGATCATCGGAAATCCGCCCATCTCCCCGATGGAAGGCGCAGTCGTGACGGTATATCGCTGGTTGCTGGTATCTGTCTACGATGGCACTGGTGAGCATACCATCCCCGAGACCATTGTGGAAGTTCGTAAGATAAATACTGATGGCAATTACGGAAACCTGGTAAGCAGCGGTATCACCGATGACAATGGGACCTTAAGGGTCAGGGTCCTCAGTGCCATCGTTACATCTGCTGGTTTCATCCCTAACTTAGGATATGGGCTGAACGCCACATATTGGTACGGTCCCACAAATTACGAGTCTACCATTGTTCTAACTCAAGTTCCTTATCCTGACTTGAACGGGGCGCTGGATGGAGACGATGTCGAGGTAAGGCTCGATATCCCAGACGCAAAACCTGATATCGATTTACCGTTCACAGTGTCCGACCAGTCCCCCTCGCGCGGGGAACAGGTGACCCTAACCGCGGTCATCAATAACATTGGAGTTGTAACGGCCTACGATATTCTTGTGAGGTTTGAGGACAACAGTACTGGTGGTAAGATCCTGATCGCCGACCGTGTGATCGACGAATTGGCTCCGGAATCCAACGTCACCGTGTCGGTCACGTGGACCGCCAGCTATCCTCTCGGGAACCACACGCTAAGTGTCACTGTCGATCCCCTGAACGAAATTCCCGAGCTCAATGAGGACAACAATTACAATTCGACCGATGTCACAGTGATCGGAGTCCCAGATCTAGCAATCAACTCGACCGACATCACAATAGACCCATCATCACCAGTAAGAAACAAGTCCGCATCCATATCCGCGAACATCAGGAATATTGGCGACAATGCCACTACGGAATTCTGGGTCATATTCAAGGATAATGGGGTCGAGTTCGATCGCTTCAACATCAGCAACCTGCCCGCTGGCCAGATGAACACCGCATTAGGGGATTGGTTACCAAACACCCCTGGTATCCACACCATCACAGTGGAGGTCGATGGGGATCATGAGGTCAATGAGAGCAATGAGAACAACAACGTCGCCACTAAGTCCGTTAATGTTCTAGATTATCCGGATCTCGTGGCGTCAAGCGTCAGCTTCATGGTCGGTGGGTTGGCCACCAACAGCGCGTACATTGGGGAGGAGGTTACCTTAAAGGCCACAATATTCAACGTGGGCGAATCGGTAGCTGAACAATTTGATGTGGCGTTCTGGCTCAATGATGCAGAGATCATTGGGGTAGTGAGGGTTGATACTCTATCCGTTGGCGCTTCCAAAACGATTAGCATGGTCTGGGTGGCCGAGATAGTGAGTGGTCAGGGCATTTATCAGAATAATACGATCACTGTCATTGTCAACCCACCGACCGACTCCATGTTCGATCACATGAACGAAATGGATGATGATGTTAACGATAACAACAGGGCATCTCAGGTGCTACAAGTTATCGATAATCGCCCCGATATGGCCCTCAAAAATGTCTTGATCCAATCTGTCGGTGCGAACGTCACATCGGGTGTGATCGGCGAGAAAATCACCATCTTGTTCGATGTGGAAAATGTCGGCATTATCGATGCCACCAATGTGAAAGTCGAAGTCTATCTAAGGAACGAAACCCTGGATATTCTATTGTATAGCCAGGTGAGAAATTTCGAGGTTGGCGAGATTCTTCAATATAGCACAAACTGGGTAATCAATGCCACCTCTGGAAATTACTCTTTGGTGATAATGGTCGATGCCGGAGATGAATCGGAATCAGATAATAATCTGATAGACCTGGATTTCACCATAGCCGTTCCCAATCCTATTATCACCATCAATCTAGGTGGGAAGACAGATTACGCTCCTGGGAGCAGCATCTTCGTTCAAGGAACGGTATTACAGACCGGGAACAACGCTCCACTGATTGGCCAGGTGGTCAAGGTAAAAATTATTGATTCAAACGGTTTCACCTTGATCAATGAGGTTAGTACTACAACCAATGACAATGGCCAGTTCGCCATCCACATCCCAGTTCCCACTGGGAAGGAAGGACAACAGACGTTACATGTGACAGTAGAGACCATCGAGGGCGAGTTCTCTCAGGAGACGAACATCGATATTATCGCCCCCTTCGCTCCTGAGACCATTCCTACCTGGGTATACCTTCTGATAATCGCTATTGTCATATCGGTCATCGTTATCTTCTCTCTGTATCTCTACCGGGTCGGACTGGGTAGGATGGTGGAGTGCGGTAACTGTGGCGCTTTGATCCCCGATGCGTCAAAGCACTGCCCGAAGTGCGGGGTGGAATTCGAGGTTGACACAGCAAAGTGTAGTGAGTGCGGAGCTTGGATATCATCAAAATCGGAAAGCTGTCCCGAATGCGGCGCCAAGTTCATGACCGAACCAATCGAGGTCGGTCAAGCTCCTGGTTACATCGAGGCCATGAGGAAGCAGTATGATGAGTACATAGATGGCTTCCGCGAGCAGGCCAAGGCCGCCCTAGGCAACAAGTACTCCGAAGAGAAGTTCATGGAGTGGCTTCGGACCGAACCCAACTATCTGCCCTTCGAGGAGTGGCTGCGAAAGGAGGAGATGAACCGGAGGTCCGGCGTCTTCCCCTGCCCTTCGTGCGGCACTCTAAACCCGCGCGACTCCAAGATATGCAACCGTTGCGGCACTGTATTCGAACAGAAGGCTGCTGAGGAGGCTCCGATCGAGGAGAAGAAGAGTCCCTTCAGGCGGATAGTCAGGAGGTCTGGAGAGACTAAAAAACAGCCCAAGGAGGAATCGGTCGAATCAATGACAGAACAGTCGACCAAAGAGGAAGAGGGCGAGAACAAGACCGAATAA
- a CDS encoding type II/IV secretion system ATPase subunit: MSMIGKEPLKDLEILIEKGDLRFERSKKPTFKDHYLEMVHRISKKPVRVMMPTLNDDKNRFNGLITEIPKITESYIDEVEIAPVLEPYSYVRIKFDNIASEYLYEVIEPLLSEDEAILLEMLKNSIVLTINQADYAAIREKEAILREVTDDLLNTMEVNLNMDSRERIHYYLRRDFIGYGAIDAMMTDPNVEDCSCDGVNIPLYIFHRKYGSIKSNVKFETDEEDDSFVVWLAQKCGKHISVAEPLLDATIPDGSRLNATLGKHVTKRGSSFTIRRFKENPFTPVDLLRFKTMSTEMMAYLWISTEFGSSMLVCGGTASGKTTTLNAVLLFIPPQMKIISIEDTRELNLPHENWIPGLTRESFGGRKSTTSGSVDMYDLLTAALRQRPQYLMVGEVRGQEAYVVFQAMATGTISFSTFHAEDVQAMVHRMENDPINLPRALITALDVVMLQAQVKVGTKMTRRVKSLTEIVGMDPETGELITNSAFTWNPADDSFNYSGHSYIFEKVRTIKSWSPREMEREWRRRTEILEYMKKTGVDNYRQVAKIISTYYKNPDKVMKEVREVMSQD; the protein is encoded by the coding sequence ATGTCCATGATCGGAAAGGAGCCACTGAAGGACCTAGAGATACTTATTGAGAAAGGTGACCTGCGGTTCGAACGGTCCAAGAAACCGACCTTTAAAGACCATTATTTAGAGATGGTGCATCGCATTTCAAAAAAGCCAGTACGGGTAATGATGCCTACCCTGAACGATGACAAGAATCGATTCAATGGTCTGATAACCGAGATCCCCAAGATCACCGAGAGCTACATAGACGAAGTGGAGATCGCCCCGGTACTGGAACCCTATTCATACGTACGTATCAAGTTTGACAACATCGCCTCCGAATATCTATACGAGGTAATCGAACCGTTACTGTCCGAGGACGAGGCCATACTCCTGGAGATGCTGAAGAACAGCATCGTGTTGACCATCAACCAGGCCGATTACGCCGCTATTCGTGAGAAGGAGGCCATTCTACGAGAGGTGACGGATGACCTGCTCAACACCATGGAGGTAAATCTGAACATGGATTCCAGAGAACGGATCCATTACTACCTTCGTAGGGACTTCATCGGTTATGGGGCCATCGATGCCATGATGACCGACCCCAACGTGGAAGATTGTTCCTGTGATGGGGTGAACATCCCGTTATACATATTCCATCGCAAGTATGGTTCCATCAAGTCCAACGTGAAATTCGAGACAGATGAGGAAGATGATTCGTTCGTAGTCTGGCTGGCTCAAAAGTGCGGAAAGCACATTTCGGTGGCCGAACCGTTGCTGGATGCCACGATACCAGACGGATCGAGATTGAACGCCACCTTGGGGAAGCACGTGACCAAACGTGGTTCCTCATTTACTATCAGGCGATTTAAGGAGAACCCGTTCACACCGGTGGATCTACTACGATTCAAGACGATGAGCACGGAAATGATGGCCTATCTGTGGATATCCACAGAGTTCGGAAGTTCCATGCTGGTTTGCGGAGGTACTGCCAGCGGTAAGACCACCACCCTGAACGCCGTGTTGCTCTTCATACCCCCGCAAATGAAGATCATCAGCATCGAAGACACCAGGGAGTTGAATCTGCCACATGAGAACTGGATACCAGGGCTTACAAGAGAGTCATTCGGTGGACGAAAGAGCACCACCTCCGGTTCCGTGGACATGTACGATCTTCTGACGGCGGCGCTCAGGCAGCGGCCGCAATACCTGATGGTCGGAGAGGTGCGTGGTCAGGAAGCGTATGTGGTCTTCCAGGCCATGGCTACAGGCACGATTTCATTTTCTACATTCCACGCAGAGGACGTACAGGCCATGGTGCACAGGATGGAGAACGACCCGATCAATCTGCCTCGGGCTCTAATTACAGCCCTGGACGTTGTGATGCTGCAGGCACAGGTCAAGGTCGGCACCAAGATGACCAGACGTGTGAAGTCCTTGACCGAGATTGTGGGCATGGACCCGGAAACTGGAGAGCTCATCACAAACTCGGCCTTCACCTGGAATCCCGCGGATGATTCGTTCAACTATAGTGGACATTCCTACATCTTCGAGAAGGTAAGGACCATCAAGAGCTGGTCCCCAAGGGAGATGGAGAGGGAATGGAGACGTAGAACGGAAATCCTGGAATATATGAAGAAGACCGGGGTGGACAACTACCGTCAAGTGGCCAAGATCATTTCCACTTATTACAAAAACCCTGACAAAGTCATGAAGGAAGTGCGCGAGGTCATGAGCCAGGACTAA
- a CDS encoding type II secretion system F family protein produces the protein MALFFFIGFLDAIGGLETGLDWIDWVAIGLMAVCGPYGFYSTNQFKKTRQIESRLPDFLRDVSEGGRFGMTLAESIKVSSHGRYGSLTPEIQRMAAQIDWGVPATDAIKLFIDRVDTPLVRRMTSIVIKANDAGGNVADVLDMVAHDARETLLNRNERSIAMSTYTVVIYVAFAVFLATIFILNSTFLPRMVEAGTQISEDAPDIGGIPVQVQADVVPQVQLIFIISVVIHAFGDGILAGVLQDGRLSNGFRHSFIMLVLGLIGTRVLG, from the coding sequence ATGGCTTTATTCTTCTTCATTGGCTTTCTGGACGCCATTGGGGGACTGGAGACCGGATTGGACTGGATAGATTGGGTGGCCATAGGTCTGATGGCTGTCTGCGGCCCTTATGGTTTCTATTCCACTAATCAGTTCAAGAAGACAAGGCAGATCGAGTCCAGATTACCCGATTTCCTACGTGATGTTTCAGAGGGCGGGCGCTTCGGCATGACCCTGGCCGAATCCATCAAGGTCTCATCTCATGGTCGTTACGGTAGCCTGACCCCAGAGATCCAAAGGATGGCCGCACAGATAGATTGGGGAGTTCCAGCCACGGATGCCATCAAACTGTTCATTGACCGTGTAGATACTCCGTTGGTACGGAGGATGACCTCCATAGTCATAAAGGCTAACGACGCTGGCGGGAACGTTGCCGACGTATTGGACATGGTGGCGCACGACGCTCGCGAGACATTGCTCAACCGAAACGAAAGAAGCATCGCCATGTCGACCTACACCGTGGTCATCTATGTGGCTTTCGCCGTTTTCCTAGCCACCATCTTCATACTTAATTCCACGTTCTTGCCCCGAATGGTAGAGGCCGGGACGCAGATCAGTGAGGACGCCCCGGATATTGGAGGCATACCAGTGCAGGTGCAGGCGGATGTGGTGCCTCAGGTGCAGCTGATATTCATCATCTCAGTGGTCATACATGCCTTCGGCGATGGAATACTAGCCGGAGTGCTGCAGGACGGCAGGTTATCGAACGGGTTCCGTCACTCCTTCATCATGCTTGTATTGGGACTGATCGGCACCAGGGTATTGGGGTGA
- a CDS encoding type II secretion system F family protein, whose protein sequence is MTGEGDLFTRIDSTNKSYLRTKSLVPQHNVELGPRIIKLPEGVVPDYVKLTSYQEFCWRTIGKMVTSRMKLNPKLELSLLQAHMRLRQEEYVAYIWMTTLIVGILSVTASLFFGGILISFIGIETGMVLIFSVMIVVLPPVLTYVVLSSIPSSRSKTRMRDINKRLGAAMSFISAMASADVNVDIIFKELARQPIYGEIKNEAEWITRDTDLLGTDILTAINRAAQRTPSTRFQEFLQGVVTTSTSGGQLKPYFLQKAEQFEKEYRLEIKSQLETLGLMAESFVTVVVAFPLFLIVIMAIMAIVPGAGGNTDTTILLLYLVVGLMVPFSQFGFIFFIWNITKESTM, encoded by the coding sequence ATGACTGGTGAAGGAGATCTTTTCACTCGTATTGATTCTACAAATAAATCGTATCTGCGTACCAAGAGCCTCGTGCCCCAGCACAATGTCGAATTGGGGCCGCGCATCATCAAATTGCCTGAAGGAGTGGTACCCGATTACGTAAAGCTCACCTCATATCAGGAATTTTGCTGGCGAACCATAGGAAAGATGGTCACGAGCCGCATGAAGCTCAACCCCAAATTGGAACTTTCCCTACTACAAGCACATATGAGGTTACGCCAGGAGGAATACGTTGCGTACATTTGGATGACGACCTTGATCGTTGGCATCCTTTCCGTCACGGCCTCGCTATTTTTCGGCGGGATACTTATTTCCTTCATCGGCATTGAAACCGGAATGGTGCTGATATTCTCCGTGATGATCGTGGTGCTGCCCCCCGTCCTTACATATGTGGTCTTAAGCTCGATTCCTAGTTCACGATCAAAAACTAGGATGAGGGATATAAATAAGCGCCTAGGCGCCGCCATGAGCTTCATTTCGGCTATGGCCAGCGCTGATGTCAACGTTGATATCATCTTCAAAGAGCTGGCTCGACAGCCCATATATGGCGAGATCAAGAACGAAGCGGAATGGATCACTAGGGACACAGATCTGCTGGGAACCGATATCCTGACCGCGATAAACCGGGCGGCCCAGCGTACACCGTCCACTCGTTTTCAGGAATTTTTACAGGGAGTGGTCACGACCTCCACGTCTGGAGGTCAGCTAAAACCGTATTTCCTACAGAAGGCCGAGCAGTTCGAGAAGGAATATAGACTGGAGATAAAATCGCAATTGGAGACGCTGGGATTGATGGCCGAGTCGTTCGTCACAGTGGTGGTGGCCTTCCCCCTTTTCCTCATCGTCATCATGGCCATCATGGCCATAGTGCCAGGAGCGGGCGGGAACACGGACACCACGATCCTATTGCTTTATCTGGTGGTCGGATTGATGGTTCCGTTCTCCCAGTTCGGGTTCATATTCTTCATCTGGAATATTACCAAGGAGTCCACGATGTGA
- a CDS encoding type II/IV secretion system ATPase subunit — MMVNASKEPEPGNKNFPAPQEDQDQKEWATISTSERMRNSYLKLLRRMAPNRASRVMVPSRELAVSVRPGSAVTVIPDITDPAIEVLDQYTVIADYAFVRITYNNNLSEYLYEVIEPALTYEEQELLDLIKDTLHRTMGYEWEKLTQLDKEEYLRESVESFIRTRGVKVENITKKRIGYYITRDFVGHGVIDVMMRDDMVEDISCDGFNVPLFIFHGKWESTRSNIIFTNEDLLNSFVVTLAQRSGKQISVAMPILDGTTVEGHRVQATYSREVTTRGSTFTIRRFKNRPFTPTDLMRHKTVSPEMMAYLWIGVENGESMILVGGTASGKTSSLNSLAIFIPPGAKIVTIEDTREINLPHENWIPGATRTGVGEKDKDGRTAGEIDMYDLVRAALRQRPNYIIVGEVRGKETYIMFQAMATGHSTYSTMHADSVKSMVNRLENPPINCPRILLTALRNVLIQSQVKVGNDFVRRMKQIVEIVGFEPETNELITNTVYEWDPATDRFIFKGHSFLFDKIMEMRSLTHDEMMAEFDRRKEVLNYMLKKDIRNHQEIWNLVNSYYKDHEKTLNRIHKDLEAMEVN; from the coding sequence ATGATGGTGAATGCTTCCAAGGAACCAGAACCGGGGAACAAGAACTTCCCCGCACCCCAAGAGGACCAGGATCAGAAGGAATGGGCCACCATCAGCACCTCAGAACGCATGCGCAATTCCTATCTGAAATTACTGCGCAGGATGGCTCCCAACCGGGCCAGTCGGGTAATGGTTCCATCACGGGAACTGGCCGTATCGGTTCGCCCCGGCTCGGCAGTGACTGTGATCCCGGATATTACAGACCCGGCCATAGAGGTGCTGGACCAGTATACAGTGATTGCCGATTATGCGTTCGTGCGTATCACTTACAATAATAATCTGAGCGAATACCTGTATGAGGTCATCGAACCAGCGCTCACCTACGAGGAGCAGGAACTGCTGGACCTGATAAAGGATACTCTTCACCGAACTATGGGTTACGAGTGGGAGAAGCTTACCCAGCTTGATAAAGAGGAGTATCTACGCGAAAGCGTGGAAAGTTTCATCCGCACCAGGGGGGTGAAGGTGGAGAATATCACAAAAAAGCGCATTGGATATTACATAACCCGCGATTTCGTCGGTCATGGCGTGATCGATGTCATGATGCGCGACGATATGGTGGAAGATATATCCTGCGATGGTTTCAATGTCCCTCTCTTTATATTCCACGGCAAGTGGGAGAGCACGCGCAGCAACATTATCTTTACCAATGAGGATCTTCTGAACTCGTTCGTTGTTACTCTGGCTCAAAGGAGTGGCAAGCAGATATCGGTCGCCATGCCGATCTTGGACGGGACAACTGTCGAAGGTCACCGTGTCCAGGCCACCTATTCCCGCGAGGTCACTACAAGGGGTTCTACCTTCACTATCCGACGTTTCAAGAACAGACCCTTTACACCTACGGACCTCATGAGACACAAAACGGTCAGCCCAGAAATGATGGCCTACCTGTGGATCGGAGTGGAGAACGGCGAGTCCATGATATTGGTCGGCGGAACTGCGAGTGGCAAGACCAGCTCCCTCAATTCTCTGGCCATATTCATCCCACCGGGAGCAAAGATCGTTACGATAGAGGATACGCGTGAGATCAATCTCCCGCACGAGAATTGGATCCCAGGGGCTACCAGGACCGGCGTGGGGGAGAAGGATAAGGACGGCCGTACTGCAGGGGAGATCGATATGTATGATCTTGTCCGCGCGGCACTGCGTCAAAGACCCAATTATATAATCGTGGGCGAGGTCCGTGGAAAAGAGACGTACATCATGTTCCAGGCCATGGCCACTGGTCATAGTACCTATTCAACTATGCATGCCGACTCCGTGAAAAGCATGGTCAATAGGCTGGAAAATCCACCGATCAACTGCCCCAGGATACTGTTGACCGCGTTACGCAACGTGCTCATTCAGTCCCAGGTGAAAGTGGGCAACGATTTCGTTCGCCGAATGAAACAGATAGTGGAGATCGTGGGCTTTGAGCCGGAAACGAACGAGCTGATCACCAACACCGTCTATGAGTGGGACCCCGCCACCGACCGTTTCATTTTTAAGGGACATTCGTTCCTTTTTGACAAGATCATGGAGATGAGGTCCCTGACACACGACGAGATGATGGCCGAATTCGATCGCCGCAAAGAGGTCCTTAATTACATGTTAAAGAAGGACATACGTAATCACCAGGAGATCTGGAACCTGGTAAATTCGTACTACAAGGATCATGAAAAGACCCTAAATCGCATACATAAGGACCTTGAAGCAATGGAGGTGAACTGA
- a CDS encoding ATPase domain-containing protein, with protein MTKEDDRDDLRTVGERREKDSGASDSAETERLSKWLDGEGQGSALLSWLGEEGEMVPEDELAELKERVERYETELAAVRTLLAGETTANQDEGIANRLQALIEERNLIRGRETKTPILNEGNGLMESQESELRERFHAELKEKEGQWRHQEAEFNERSVNLETELAKIKIELKLKDDELAVLRSNGSTVSGDLIGKLESLQSKEREFLTLKQEADALRVRLKDKEEELDRIREAITYKEDELIRREEDLMYREKIYTGERHKLEEMKRETGGLEEAELMKKLESLKAEVASKEEQLRAKERYVLAKQEELRLREQGLIEDEITYREQERALEIQERKVKTGIPRFDDLLLGGLPIGTNIMLHGPPFVGKEVMADTFVVEGLRKGVPSIIVLTDKTAKDVRAEMLFIMSGYEEYEKLGLVKYVDNYSRAMGDDAEDPYTTYVDEPNDHAKLSEVVEEIAREFKTKHEYYRLIFRSVSTLIAYSDPNSAFRFLSPLCGRRKKDQAVCLFVVEKGMHSEPEIQMLGSIMDGMVDFKVDQLKTFFAIKGISDVQSRAYIRYTATKSALTIGSFALDHIR; from the coding sequence ATGACCAAGGAAGACGATCGGGACGACCTACGGACGGTAGGAGAGCGTAGAGAGAAGGATAGTGGAGCTTCCGATTCGGCCGAAACGGAACGCCTGAGCAAATGGTTAGACGGGGAAGGACAAGGTTCTGCGCTGCTCAGCTGGTTAGGAGAAGAGGGGGAAATGGTCCCCGAGGACGAGCTGGCTGAACTAAAGGAGCGCGTGGAACGATACGAAACGGAGTTGGCGGCGGTCCGAACATTATTAGCTGGCGAGACAACGGCCAATCAGGACGAGGGAATCGCCAACCGCCTGCAGGCCTTGATCGAAGAGCGAAATCTAATTCGAGGGCGCGAGACCAAAACCCCAATATTGAACGAGGGCAACGGGCTCATGGAGAGCCAGGAGTCTGAACTGAGGGAGAGGTTCCACGCCGAGCTTAAGGAAAAGGAGGGGCAGTGGCGTCATCAGGAGGCCGAGTTCAACGAACGGAGCGTTAACCTGGAGACCGAACTAGCTAAGATCAAGATCGAACTGAAGCTAAAAGATGATGAACTTGCTGTCCTCAGAAGCAATGGTAGTACAGTAAGTGGCGACCTGATCGGAAAACTGGAGTCGCTGCAGTCCAAAGAGAGGGAGTTCCTCACCCTCAAGCAAGAGGCCGACGCGCTTCGTGTGCGCCTGAAAGACAAGGAAGAGGAACTTGACCGGATCCGAGAAGCTATCACCTACAAGGAAGACGAGCTGATCCGCCGAGAAGAGGACCTGATGTACAGGGAGAAGATCTACACCGGGGAAAGGCACAAGCTCGAGGAGATGAAGCGGGAGACCGGTGGACTGGAAGAGGCCGAGCTCATGAAGAAGCTGGAGTCCTTGAAGGCCGAGGTCGCTTCCAAGGAGGAGCAGCTGAGGGCCAAGGAGCGCTACGTCCTGGCTAAGCAGGAGGAGCTGCGCCTCCGGGAACAGGGACTCATAGAGGATGAGATCACCTATCGGGAGCAGGAGAGGGCACTGGAGATCCAGGAAAGAAAGGTCAAGACCGGAATTCCGCGTTTCGACGACCTTTTGCTCGGCGGATTGCCGATCGGAACCAACATTATGCTACATGGACCACCGTTCGTGGGGAAGGAGGTCATGGCGGACACCTTCGTCGTGGAGGGTCTACGAAAAGGGGTCCCATCAATAATCGTTCTCACCGATAAAACGGCCAAGGACGTCCGGGCGGAGATGCTTTTCATCATGTCCGGGTACGAGGAGTACGAAAAACTGGGCCTGGTGAAGTATGTTGATAACTACAGTCGGGCCATGGGGGACGACGCCGAGGACCCTTACACCACCTATGTCGATGAGCCGAACGATCACGCGAAACTGAGCGAGGTTGTGGAGGAGATAGCCCGGGAATTCAAGACCAAGCATGAGTACTATCGTCTGATATTCCGTTCCGTTTCCACGCTTATTGCGTATTCCGATCCGAACTCGGCCTTCCGATTCCTGAGCCCGTTATGCGGCAGGCGCAAGAAGGACCAGGCGGTATGCCTGTTCGTTGTGGAGAAGGGCATGCACAGCGAACCGGAGATCCAGATGCTTGGCTCAATCATGGATGGCATGGTGGACTTCAAGGTTGACCAGCTGAAGACCTTCTTCGCCATCAAAGGTATAAGTGACGTTCAGTCCCGAGCCTACATACGTTACACGGCTACCAAGAGCGCCCTGACAATAGGATCATTCGCCCTGGACCACATTCGTTAG